The Mixophyes fleayi isolate aMixFle1 chromosome 1, aMixFle1.hap1, whole genome shotgun sequence genome includes a region encoding these proteins:
- the KLF3 gene encoding Krueppel-like factor 3 isoform X2, with protein MLMFDPVPIKQEAMEPMSLTYQPSYIEPLKTNNKYSVIYPTPTMLHNKLYHSAEGLSGLQMEPVDLTTNKRNSPPSTGSSPSPLKYQSPNRRSSPILFMPSPSPPLKKLTPSPPAVPNFTMPFSLNPMLSAFPRHGYRNPGLLPLLQPVVVQPVPFMYAHHLQQQIMVSTVLPEELENQNSKYMSQTVSDCYENSPLIKTIKVEPGLEQPMAEVYPEQMSPGISTPPKGMCYEHHPSVIVHSGKRPIPVESPETQRKRRIHRCDYDGCNKVYTKSSHLKAHRRTHTGEKPYQCTWEGCTWKFARSDELTRHFRKHTGIKPFQCPDCDRSFSRSDHLALHRKRHMLV; from the exons ATGCTAATGTTTGATCCAGTTCCTATCAAGCAGGAGGCCATGGAGCCCATGTCGTTG ACATATCAGCCCagttatatagagccactgaagacaaataataaatatagtgtCATTTATCCGACACCAACCATGCTGCACAATAAACTTTACCACAGTGCCGAAGGATTGTCTGGATTGCAAATGGAGCCGGTTGATCTCACTACAAACAAAAGAAATTCACCGCCCTCCACTGGAAGCTCCCCGTCTCCTTTGAAATACCAGTCTCCCAACAGAAGGAGTTCTCCCATTTTATTTATGCCCTCGCCCAGTCCTCCTCTGAAAAAGTTAACCCCATCACCGCCTGCTGTACCAAACTTTACAATGCCATTTTCTCTCAACCCCATGTTATCGGCATTTCCAAGGCATGGCTACAGGAACCCAGGACTCCTACCCCTCCTACAGCCAGTAGTTGTACAGCCGGTCCCCTTTATGTACGCTCACCATCTACAGCAGCAAATCATGGTGTCAACTGTACTACCCGAAGAGCTGGAGAATCAAAACAGTAAATACA TGTCTCAGACAGTGTCTGATTGTTATGAAAATTCTCCTCTCATAAAAACCATAAAAGTTGAGCCCGGTTTGGAGCAGCCAATGGCAGAAGTTTACCCCGAACAAATGTCACCTGGTATCAGCACACCTCCAAAGGGAATGTGTTACGA ACATCACCCATCCGTTATAGTACACTCAGGGAAGAGGCCAATACCCGTGGAATCTCCGGAGACCCAAAGGAAAAGAAGAATACACAGATGTGATTATGACGGCTGCAATAAAGTATACACCAAAAGCTCCCATTTAAAGGCGCACAGGAGGACACATACAG GGGAAAAGCCTTATCAGTGTACTTGGGAAGGATGCACGTGGAAGTTTGCACGCTCTGACGAGCTTACTCGGCATTTCCGTAAACACACTGGAATCAAACCATTTCAGTGCCCAGACTGTGACCGTAGTTTCTCCCGCTCGGACCACCTCGCCCTCCACAGAAAGAGACACATGCTTGTCTGA
- the KLF3 gene encoding Krueppel-like factor 3 isoform X1, translating to MVHPRDATYWAVVDKNSPFGIDVTMLMFDPVPIKQEAMEPMSLTYQPSYIEPLKTNNKYSVIYPTPTMLHNKLYHSAEGLSGLQMEPVDLTTNKRNSPPSTGSSPSPLKYQSPNRRSSPILFMPSPSPPLKKLTPSPPAVPNFTMPFSLNPMLSAFPRHGYRNPGLLPLLQPVVVQPVPFMYAHHLQQQIMVSTVLPEELENQNSKYMSQTVSDCYENSPLIKTIKVEPGLEQPMAEVYPEQMSPGISTPPKGMCYEHHPSVIVHSGKRPIPVESPETQRKRRIHRCDYDGCNKVYTKSSHLKAHRRTHTGEKPYQCTWEGCTWKFARSDELTRHFRKHTGIKPFQCPDCDRSFSRSDHLALHRKRHMLV from the exons ATGGTACATCCAAGGGACGCCACCTACTGGGCAGTCGTAG acaaGAATTCACCTTTTGGTATTGATGTGACAATGCTAATGTTTGATCCAGTTCCTATCAAGCAGGAGGCCATGGAGCCCATGTCGTTG ACATATCAGCCCagttatatagagccactgaagacaaataataaatatagtgtCATTTATCCGACACCAACCATGCTGCACAATAAACTTTACCACAGTGCCGAAGGATTGTCTGGATTGCAAATGGAGCCGGTTGATCTCACTACAAACAAAAGAAATTCACCGCCCTCCACTGGAAGCTCCCCGTCTCCTTTGAAATACCAGTCTCCCAACAGAAGGAGTTCTCCCATTTTATTTATGCCCTCGCCCAGTCCTCCTCTGAAAAAGTTAACCCCATCACCGCCTGCTGTACCAAACTTTACAATGCCATTTTCTCTCAACCCCATGTTATCGGCATTTCCAAGGCATGGCTACAGGAACCCAGGACTCCTACCCCTCCTACAGCCAGTAGTTGTACAGCCGGTCCCCTTTATGTACGCTCACCATCTACAGCAGCAAATCATGGTGTCAACTGTACTACCCGAAGAGCTGGAGAATCAAAACAGTAAATACA TGTCTCAGACAGTGTCTGATTGTTATGAAAATTCTCCTCTCATAAAAACCATAAAAGTTGAGCCCGGTTTGGAGCAGCCAATGGCAGAAGTTTACCCCGAACAAATGTCACCTGGTATCAGCACACCTCCAAAGGGAATGTGTTACGA ACATCACCCATCCGTTATAGTACACTCAGGGAAGAGGCCAATACCCGTGGAATCTCCGGAGACCCAAAGGAAAAGAAGAATACACAGATGTGATTATGACGGCTGCAATAAAGTATACACCAAAAGCTCCCATTTAAAGGCGCACAGGAGGACACATACAG GGGAAAAGCCTTATCAGTGTACTTGGGAAGGATGCACGTGGAAGTTTGCACGCTCTGACGAGCTTACTCGGCATTTCCGTAAACACACTGGAATCAAACCATTTCAGTGCCCAGACTGTGACCGTAGTTTCTCCCGCTCGGACCACCTCGCCCTCCACAGAAAGAGACACATGCTTGTCTGA